In one window of Streptomyces sp. FXJ1.172 DNA:
- the hrpB gene encoding ATP-dependent helicase HrpB — MIRYAALDALPVRSALPALTDALEGDGTAVLVAPPGTGKTTLVPLVLAGLVGDGAARRVVVAEPRRIAARAAARRMAWLLGEKPGESVGFTVRGERSVGRRTRVEVVTTGVLLQRLQRDQELPGVDVVVLDECHERHLDADTAAAFLWDVRQTLRPELRLVAASATTDAQGWARLLGGAPVVEAAGVAHPVEAVWAPPARPVRPPHGMRVDPALLAHVASVVRRALAERAGDVLCFLPGVGEIARVAGQLGDLGDVEVLQVHGRAPAAVQDAVLAGGERRRVVLATSVAESSLTVPGVRVVVDSGLAREPRVDHARGLSGLTTVRASRAAGRQRAGRAGREAPGAVYRCWTEAEDGRLPAFPAPEIRLADLTAFALQAACWGDPDASGLALLDPPPGGAMAAARSALTAVGAVDRAGRATKAGVRLARLGVHPRLGRALLDTAGQGADVVALLSEEVPRDYGDDLGGALRRARRGGDAYAARWAAEVRRLRAVSTESSHRPAHDCRPEGAPEAEQGTGDDRLAGAVAALAFPERVARLDGGSYLMASGTRAELAEGSALRGAPWIVVAVADRPAGKGHARVRLGAAVTQDVALAAAGSLLSEQDEVHWADGDVVARRVERLGAVELVVRPLRDVGPGLVRGALLEGLRREGFGLLRWSPEAKALRQRLAFVRAHLGEPWPDVSDDALHARVDEWLEPELGRARRRADLARIDAGQALTRLLPWASGEAGRLDELAPQRIVVPSGSSIRIDYDDPERPVLAVKLQEMFGLEETPAVAGVPLLVHLLSPAGRPAAVTADLASFWKDGYKGVRAELRGRYPKHPWPEDPVAAEPTRHTNARLRR; from the coding sequence GTGATCCGTTACGCCGCCCTGGACGCGCTGCCCGTGCGCTCCGCCCTGCCTGCCCTGACCGACGCCCTGGAGGGTGACGGCACGGCCGTCCTGGTGGCGCCGCCCGGCACCGGCAAGACGACTCTGGTGCCGTTGGTGCTGGCCGGGCTGGTCGGCGACGGTGCGGCGCGGCGGGTCGTGGTGGCCGAACCGCGGCGGATCGCCGCACGGGCGGCGGCCCGCCGGATGGCGTGGCTGCTGGGCGAGAAGCCCGGCGAGAGCGTGGGTTTCACCGTGCGCGGCGAACGGTCCGTGGGACGGCGCACGCGCGTGGAGGTCGTCACGACCGGTGTGCTGCTGCAGCGGCTGCAACGGGACCAGGAGCTGCCGGGCGTCGATGTCGTGGTGCTCGACGAGTGCCATGAGCGGCATCTGGACGCCGACACTGCGGCCGCCTTCCTGTGGGACGTGCGCCAGACGCTGCGGCCGGAGCTGCGGCTCGTGGCCGCGTCGGCGACGACGGACGCGCAGGGCTGGGCGCGGCTGCTCGGCGGGGCGCCGGTGGTCGAGGCGGCGGGTGTCGCCCATCCGGTGGAGGCGGTGTGGGCGCCCCCGGCGCGCCCGGTACGGCCGCCGCACGGGATGCGGGTCGATCCGGCGCTGCTGGCGCATGTGGCGTCGGTGGTGCGGCGGGCCCTGGCCGAGCGTGCGGGCGACGTGCTGTGCTTCCTGCCCGGCGTCGGCGAGATCGCGCGCGTGGCCGGGCAGCTCGGGGATCTGGGCGACGTCGAGGTGCTCCAGGTGCACGGTCGCGCGCCGGCCGCCGTGCAGGACGCGGTGCTGGCGGGCGGGGAGCGGCGCCGTGTGGTGCTGGCCACGTCCGTCGCCGAGTCTTCGCTGACCGTGCCCGGGGTGCGGGTGGTGGTCGACTCCGGGCTGGCGCGGGAACCGCGGGTGGACCACGCGCGCGGGCTGAGCGGGCTCACCACCGTACGGGCGTCGCGGGCGGCCGGGCGGCAGCGGGCGGGTCGCGCGGGGCGTGAGGCGCCGGGTGCGGTGTACCGGTGCTGGACGGAGGCCGAGGACGGACGTCTGCCCGCCTTTCCGGCGCCGGAGATAAGACTGGCCGATCTGACCGCCTTCGCCCTTCAGGCGGCCTGCTGGGGCGATCCGGACGCCTCCGGGCTGGCGTTGCTGGATCCGCCGCCGGGCGGGGCGATGGCGGCGGCGCGCTCCGCGCTGACGGCCGTGGGGGCGGTGGACCGCGCCGGTAGGGCCACAAAGGCCGGTGTGCGGTTGGCCCGGCTGGGTGTGCACCCTCGGCTGGGGCGGGCGCTGCTGGACACGGCCGGGCAGGGGGCGGACGTGGTCGCGCTGCTCTCCGAAGAGGTTCCCCGGGACTACGGGGATGATCTCGGCGGTGCTTTGCGGCGTGCCCGGCGTGGGGGTGACGCCTACGCGGCGCGATGGGCCGCGGAAGTACGGCGCCTGCGGGCCGTCTCCACGGAGTCTTCCCACCGGCCCGCCCATGACTGCCGGCCAGAAGGTGCCCCTGAGGCCGAGCAGGGCACCGGTGACGACCGGCTCGCCGGGGCCGTCGCGGCGCTCGCCTTCCCCGAGCGGGTCGCCAGGCTCGACGGCGGGTCGTATCTCATGGCCTCCGGGACCCGGGCCGAGCTGGCCGAGGGGTCCGCTCTGCGGGGTGCTCCCTGGATCGTCGTCGCCGTTGCCGACCGGCCCGCCGGCAAGGGGCACGCGCGCGTGCGGCTCGGGGCCGCCGTGACGCAGGACGTGGCACTCGCCGCTGCCGGGTCCCTGCTGAGCGAGCAGGACGAGGTGCACTGGGCCGACGGGGACGTCGTCGCCCGGCGGGTCGAGCGGCTGGGGGCCGTCGAGCTGGTCGTACGGCCGTTGCGGGACGTCGGTCCCGGGCTCGTACGCGGCGCTCTTCTGGAAGGGCTGCGCCGGGAGGGGTTCGGGCTGCTGCGCTGGTCGCCGGAGGCGAAGGCGCTGCGGCAGCGGCTGGCCTTCGTGCGGGCGCATCTCGGGGAGCCGTGGCCGGACGTGTCCGACGACGCGCTGCACGCGCGCGTGGACGAGTGGCTGGAGCCGGAGCTGGGCCGGGCCCGCCGGCGGGCCGATCTCGCGCGGATCGACGCCGGGCAGGCGCTCACCCGGCTGCTGCCGTGGGCGAGCGGGGAGGCCGGCCGGCTGGACGAGCTGGCGCCGCAGCGGATCGTCGTACCCAGCGGGTCCAGTATTCGAATCGACTACGACGATCCGGAGCGGCCGGTGCTCGCCGTCAAGCTGCAGGAGATGTTCGGGCTGGAGGAGACGCCGGCCGTGGCGGGGGTGCCGCTGCTGGTGCATCTGCTCTCCCCCGCCGGACGGCCCGCCGCCGTCACGGCCGACCTCGCCTCCTTCTGGAAGGACGGCTACAAGGGCGTACGGGCGGAGCTGCGCGGGCGGTATCCGAAGCATCCGTGGCCCGAGGACCCGGTGGCCGCCGAGCCCACCCGGCACACCAACGCGCGGCTCAGGCGGTGA
- a CDS encoding class I SAM-dependent methyltransferase produces the protein MIQEPEPYDPGNAVDSTSEATRRDAGVAESARANRGWWDRNADEYQIEHGRFLGDDRFVWGPEGLDEVEAELLGPPEELKGRAVLEIGAGAGQCSRWLAARGAWPVALDLSHRQLQHAVRIGGSFPLVCADAGALPFADGSFDLACSAYGALPFVADPRLVLREVRRVLRPGGRFVFSVTHPIRWAFPDEPGPEGLSVSASYFDRTPYVEQDEEGRAVYVEHHRTLGDRVRDVAASGFRLVDLVEPEWPAWNTSEWGGWSPLRGNLIPGTAIFVCERD, from the coding sequence ATCATCCAAGAGCCGGAACCGTACGACCCCGGCAACGCCGTGGATTCCACCTCGGAAGCCACGCGGCGTGACGCCGGTGTCGCGGAGAGCGCACGGGCCAACCGGGGCTGGTGGGACCGCAACGCGGACGAGTACCAGATCGAGCACGGCAGGTTCCTCGGCGACGACCGCTTCGTGTGGGGCCCGGAGGGGCTGGACGAGGTGGAGGCCGAGCTGCTCGGTCCGCCGGAGGAACTCAAGGGCAGGGCGGTCCTGGAGATCGGTGCGGGTGCGGGCCAGTGTTCGCGCTGGCTGGCCGCCCGGGGGGCATGGCCGGTCGCGCTGGACCTCTCACACCGCCAGCTCCAGCACGCCGTGCGGATCGGCGGATCGTTTCCCCTCGTCTGCGCGGACGCCGGGGCGCTGCCCTTCGCGGACGGCTCCTTCGATCTCGCGTGCTCCGCGTACGGGGCGCTGCCGTTCGTCGCCGACCCGCGGCTGGTGCTGCGCGAGGTACGCCGGGTGCTGCGGCCCGGCGGCCGGTTCGTCTTCTCGGTGACGCATCCCATCCGCTGGGCGTTCCCGGACGAGCCGGGCCCCGAGGGCCTGTCGGTGTCCGCTTCGTACTTCGACCGCACGCCCTATGTGGAGCAGGACGAGGAGGGCCGCGCGGTCTACGTGGAGCACCACAGGACGCTCGGCGACCGTGTCCGGGACGTCGCGGCCTCCGGTTTCCGGCTGGTGGACCTGGTGGAGCCGGAGTGGCCGGCCTGGAACACCTCGGAGTGGGGCGGCTGGTCCCCGCTGCGCGGAAACCTGATCCCGGGCACGGCCATCTTCGTGTGCGAGCGGGACTGA